A portion of the Lolium rigidum isolate FL_2022 chromosome 1, APGP_CSIRO_Lrig_0.1, whole genome shotgun sequence genome contains these proteins:
- the LOC124707660 gene encoding ervatamin-B-like — translation MTADEFSRVYASSRAFHGDRRSDSFMHGSAAASSLPSSVDWRKKGAVTGVKDQGQCGSCWAFSTVAAIEGINAIRTKKLMSLSEQQLVDCTASNWGCSGGWMDTAFQYIATGCGIASEAAYPYTAQQAPTCNTCIPRVVKIDGYQDVPANNETALQVAVAAQPVSVVVDASGFQFYSEGVFAGECGTSTNHALTAVGYGTTVDGTQYWILKNSWGVGWGEKGYIRIKRNVEDNRGLCGIAQVPSYPIKTSPNHKHGDIPCNQP, via the exons TCCACGGCGACCGGAGGAGCGACAGCTTCATGCACGGCAGCGCTGCCGCCTCGAGCCTCCCCTCGTCGGTGGACTGGAGGAAGAAGGGCGCGGTGACGGGCGTCAAGGACCAGGGGCAATGCGGCAGCTGCTGGGCGTTCTCCACGGTCGCGGCCATCGAGGGCATCAACGCGATCCGCACAAAGAAGCTGATGTCTCTgtcggagcagcagctcgtggactGCACCGCCTCCAACTGGGGCTGCAGCGGCGGCTGGATGGACACCGCCTTCCAGTACATCGCGACTGGCTGCGGGATCGCCTCCGAGGCCGCGTACCCCTACACTGCCCAGCAGGCGCCCACCTGCAACACGTGTATCCCCCGCGTGGTCAAGATCGACGGCTACCAGGACGTGCCGGCCAACAACGAGACGGCGCTgcaggtggcggtggcggcacaACCTGTGTCGGTGGTCGTCGACGCCAGCGGGTTCCAGTTTTATTCTGAAGGGGTGTTCGCCGGAGAGTGCGGGACTTCGACCAACCACGCCTTGACGGCGGTGGGGTACGGCACCACCGTGGACGGCACCCAGTACTGGATCCTGAAGAACTCATGGGGCGTAGGGTGGGGCGAGAAAGGATACATCCGCATAAAGCGCAACGTCGAAGACAATCGGGGACTTTGCGGCATCGCCCag GTGCCCTCTTACCCTATCAAGACATCGCCCAACCACAAGCATGGAGACATCCCCTGCAACCAGCCCTGA
- the LOC124685316 gene encoding uncharacterized protein LOC124685316 — translation MKRKGGDGGRRATVFDKKDAGRQMSEGVEMEDLCSKLTSLVPQEYRLDTASQGSSDMPAQLTQATTYIKDLRERVEKLKQRRDQCLSKVERATSSSRSSSTATKTIAATGSSNPHDTTVQFSGATHFNLKFTMSSRKGVHLHKVILTILQDERVEVMEANSSYVDDSKIVYVLKCKTTSSEAVLDASMVATSLRKLLAESFAEPDRVGL, via the exons ATGAAGAGGAAGGGAGGGGACGGAGGGAGAAGAGCCACGGTGTTCGACAAGAAGGATGCAGGGAGGCAGATGAGTGAGGGGGTGGAGATGGAAGATTTGTGCTCCAAGCTGACGTCTCTCGTTCCGCAAGAGTACCGTCTGGACACTGCTTCGCAG GGTTCGTCAGACATGCCCGCCCAACTGACGCAAGCCACAACCTACATCAAGGATCTACGGGAGAGAGTCGAAAAGCTGAAGCAAAGGAGAGATCAGTGCCTTTCAAAAGTCGAACGAGCGaccagcagcagccgcagcagcagcacagcCACAAAAACAATAGCAGCAACAGGATCATCCAATCCTCACGACACTACGGTTCAATTCAGCGGAGCCACACATTTCAACTTGAAGTTTACAATGAGCTCCAGGAAGGGTGTCCATTTGCACAAGGTGATCCTCACGATCTTGCAAGACGAACGCGTCGAGGTCATGGAAGCCAACTCGTCCTACGTCGACGATAGCAAGATCGTCTACGTGCTCAAGTGCAAG ACGACAAGCTCTGAGGCAGTCTTGGATGCGTCCATGGTGGCAACAAGTCTCAGAAAGTTGCTGGCTGAATCATTTGCAGAACCTGATCGTGTTGGTCTCTAA